A single region of the Borrelia hermsii DAH genome encodes:
- a CDS encoding SPOR domain-containing protein, which produces MKDFNENNNKGFLVALTSIVIVCTIIFLGIIIFFPNKNLASDIASKNIILQETKDEKVIEHENNKKALSITEKPNEIIIDLTQNPTQDKNLSSSINQNNKKIITKKEPQVINKHEPTKTHIKKNTSQKTQTIAKTDQETKKEQNYNKFENKYDPRKEYYIQFASLSDPISADNNIQELMKYKIHAKIYSATVNDKDTYRVRSGPYKTISEAKLDLKKISGSSEFKDAYILTINK; this is translated from the coding sequence ATGAAAGATTTTAATGAAAATAACAATAAAGGATTTTTAGTAGCATTAACTTCAATTGTAATCGTTTGTACAATTATATTTCTTGGAATAATTATTTTCTTTCCAAATAAAAACTTAGCCTCCGACATTGCAAGTAAAAATATTATTTTACAAGAAACAAAAGATGAAAAAGTTATAGAACATGAAAATAATAAAAAAGCCTTATCAATAACTGAAAAGCCAAATGAAATTATAATTGATCTCACACAAAATCCCACACAAGATAAAAATTTGAGTAGTAGCATAAATCAAAATAATAAAAAAATTATTACTAAAAAAGAACCACAAGTCATAAATAAACATGAACCTACAAAAACACACATAAAGAAAAACACATCTCAAAAAACTCAAACCATTGCAAAAACGGATCAAGAAACCAAAAAAGAACAAAACTATAATAAATTTGAAAACAAATATGACCCTCGAAAGGAATACTACATACAATTTGCATCACTCTCAGATCCAATCTCTGCTGACAACAATATTCAAGAATTAATGAAATATAAAATACATGCAAAGATTTATTCAGCAACAGTAAATGATAAAGACACTTATAGGGTCAGATCTGGGCCTTACAAAACCATATCAGAGGCTAAACTTGATCTTAAGAAAATATCAGGATCAAGTGAATTTAAAGATGCTTATATATTAACTATTAATAAATAA
- the coaE gene encoding dephospho-CoA kinase (Dephospho-CoA kinase (CoaE) performs the final step in coenzyme A biosynthesis.), which yields MGRNSSIIGITGRISTGKDTASKIICSRYGFHEINVDKIGHIVLQAKQDRVVKIFGKKILNNKNEIERVKLRNIVFNDREKLEKLEAITHPAIYKEIEQIILKNEFDKIIINAALLFKLNIAKFCGHIFIIKANDEIIKKRLRASRNLDENLVINILKWQDDIFLNKNILNSKIINIINSKSYEHLEKEIRAKMKEVT from the coding sequence ATGGGGAGAAATTCATCGATAATTGGCATAACTGGTAGAATATCAACTGGTAAAGATACCGCTTCAAAAATCATTTGCAGTAGGTATGGCTTTCATGAAATAAATGTAGATAAAATTGGACACATAGTCCTACAAGCAAAACAAGATAGAGTAGTTAAGATATTTGGCAAAAAAATATTAAATAATAAAAATGAAATAGAAAGAGTAAAACTTCGAAATATTGTATTTAACGACAGGGAAAAACTAGAAAAATTAGAAGCAATAACACATCCCGCTATATACAAAGAAATAGAACAAATAATATTAAAGAATGAATTTGATAAAATCATAATTAATGCTGCATTACTTTTTAAATTAAATATTGCAAAGTTCTGCGGGCATATATTTATAATAAAAGCAAATGATGAGATAATAAAGAAAAGACTAAGAGCAAGCCGCAACCTTGATGAAAATTTGGTTATCAATATCCTTAAGTGGCAAGATGATATTTTTTTAAATAAAAATATTCTAAATTCAAAAATAATAAATATAATTAACAGTAAGAGCTATGAGCATCTAGAAAAAGAGATTAGGGCAAAGATGAAAGAGGTCACATAG
- the polA gene encoding DNA polymerase I, with product MKEIYLIDALNIIFRNYHAMKNNPLTNSKGENVNAFIGFFKTLFFIIKEKNPENLIVAFDSETQTFRQQKYPSYKATRDAPPDNLIPQIHWIKEGLLKANIPFFERQGYEADDLIASFAKKAERNNYLTYIISPDKDLLQLMSDQTKILKIENSSFVKMDNDYVMQKFGVNTSQIKDYLSIVGDRSDNIPGIKGIGGKGAVKLLNEFQTLKGIYENIDSINNRYKEILLREIKNAFLSYELISLVEDLELPALEEFKLENLKEDVLSLFEEYSATTLIKSYKAILKKRHVTNQTQGTLQTTSYLNTLKTIQEENIKYETILTKEQLDLLIEKLKKTSYVSIDTETTSTNVYEAQILGISVSFKEFESYYIPIETKEKKSIEREYITQKFNEFFKTKPKLIGQNYKFDYKIFTRHGFNAIPPYFDTMIAAYVIDPNTKVSLDFLSEKYLMHKNIKYQEIVSQNGTLKDIPLETVSNYAAEDADITFRLFKIFAKKLKEDNLESLMIDVEMPFSNVITEMEENGIYLDKDYLRQYSQELTKELKLIENEIIQSIGIKFNLNSSKQLYRVLFDELKLVLPPNVKKHSTSIKVLEAIKDQHESIPKIIQYRKISKLKNTYTDNLIKFINAKTNKIHTNFIQAKAATGRILSTAPNLQNIPIKDEKGRKIREAFKPKEGNLFISADYSQIELVILAHFSEDGALIEAFKNKEDIHIKTASQLFKVDTDKVTPSMRRVAKSINFGIIYNMSAHGLSQELSIKREEAQKFIDSYFNLYSKIKIFIQNRIDFARKNGYSETLLKRRRYIKEINSQNHSERSGAERIAINSTIQGSASDIMKIAMVRVYNEFKSKNLKSKILLQVHDEILIESPKQECEEAKTIIKEMMENAYPLKLPLRINIETGKSWGEIHR from the coding sequence ATGAAAGAAATTTACCTAATCGACGCTTTAAATATAATATTTAGAAATTATCATGCAATGAAAAACAACCCTTTAACAAATAGTAAAGGGGAAAACGTTAATGCATTTATTGGATTTTTCAAAACTCTTTTTTTTATAATAAAAGAAAAAAATCCAGAAAATTTAATTGTAGCCTTTGATTCCGAGACACAAACATTTAGGCAACAAAAATATCCAAGTTACAAAGCAACAAGAGATGCTCCTCCAGATAATTTGATCCCACAAATCCATTGGATAAAAGAAGGTCTACTAAAAGCAAACATTCCATTCTTTGAAAGACAAGGATACGAAGCTGATGATCTTATAGCCAGCTTTGCAAAAAAAGCAGAACGCAACAATTACTTAACTTATATCATTTCCCCAGACAAAGATTTATTGCAATTAATGTCAGATCAAACCAAAATACTTAAAATAGAGAATAGTAGCTTTGTGAAAATGGATAATGATTATGTTATGCAAAAATTTGGAGTAAACACATCCCAAATCAAAGATTATTTATCCATTGTTGGAGACAGATCAGATAATATACCAGGTATCAAAGGAATTGGAGGAAAAGGAGCCGTCAAGCTACTAAATGAATTTCAAACATTAAAAGGAATATACGAAAATATAGATTCTATTAATAATAGATACAAAGAAATCCTATTAAGAGAGATAAAAAATGCCTTTTTAAGTTATGAACTTATCAGTCTTGTAGAAGATCTAGAATTGCCGGCACTTGAAGAATTTAAACTGGAAAACTTGAAAGAAGACGTCCTTTCACTATTTGAGGAATACTCTGCAACGACCCTAATTAAATCTTATAAGGCTATATTAAAAAAAAGACATGTTACAAATCAAACACAAGGGACTTTACAAACAACATCATATTTAAATACTCTTAAAACAATACAAGAAGAAAATATTAAATACGAAACAATATTAACAAAAGAACAACTTGACTTACTAATAGAAAAACTAAAAAAAACAAGCTATGTATCAATAGATACAGAAACAACTTCTACTAATGTCTATGAAGCACAAATACTCGGTATTTCGGTTTCATTTAAAGAATTTGAAAGCTACTATATTCCCATAGAAACTAAAGAAAAAAAATCTATCGAAAGAGAATACATAACACAAAAATTCAATGAATTTTTTAAAACAAAACCTAAATTAATTGGCCAAAACTACAAATTCGATTACAAAATATTTACAAGACATGGATTTAACGCAATACCCCCCTATTTTGATACAATGATAGCAGCATATGTTATTGATCCAAACACAAAAGTATCCCTTGACTTTTTATCAGAAAAGTATTTAATGCATAAAAATATCAAGTACCAAGAAATAGTATCACAAAATGGTACTTTGAAAGATATACCACTTGAGACAGTCTCTAATTATGCTGCTGAGGATGCTGATATTACTTTCAGATTATTTAAAATCTTCGCAAAAAAACTCAAAGAAGATAATCTTGAAAGCCTAATGATAGACGTAGAAATGCCATTTAGCAATGTTATTACAGAAATGGAAGAAAATGGAATTTACCTTGATAAAGATTATCTAAGACAATATAGCCAAGAACTTACCAAAGAATTAAAATTAATTGAAAATGAAATAATACAAAGTATAGGTATTAAATTTAATCTAAATTCAAGCAAACAGCTGTATAGGGTATTATTTGACGAACTAAAGCTGGTACTACCCCCAAATGTCAAAAAACATTCAACAAGTATTAAAGTACTAGAGGCAATAAAAGATCAACATGAATCTATACCAAAAATCATACAATATAGAAAAATCTCAAAGTTAAAAAACACATATACGGATAATTTAATAAAGTTTATAAACGCAAAAACAAATAAAATACACACAAACTTTATACAAGCAAAAGCAGCAACGGGACGCATTTTAAGCACCGCACCTAACCTACAAAATATTCCAATCAAAGATGAAAAAGGACGCAAAATAAGAGAAGCATTCAAACCCAAGGAAGGCAATCTTTTTATTTCTGCCGATTATTCACAAATTGAACTTGTCATACTAGCACACTTCTCAGAAGACGGAGCACTTATTGAAGCATTTAAAAATAAAGAAGACATTCACATCAAAACAGCATCGCAACTTTTTAAAGTAGACACAGACAAAGTAACGCCTTCCATGAGAAGGGTAGCAAAATCAATTAATTTTGGAATAATTTATAACATGTCAGCCCATGGGCTCTCACAAGAATTATCTATTAAAAGAGAAGAAGCCCAAAAGTTCATCGATTCATACTTTAATCTTTATTCTAAAATAAAAATTTTTATACAAAATCGAATAGATTTTGCCAGAAAAAATGGATACAGTGAAACTCTTCTTAAAAGAAGAAGATATATAAAAGAAATTAATAGTCAAAATCACTCGGAACGCTCAGGAGCTGAACGAATAGCAATAAATAGTACAATACAAGGAAGCGCATCTGATATAATGAAAATCGCAATGGTCAGAGTATATAATGAATTTAAAAGTAAAAATCTCAAATCAAAAATACTCTTACAAGTACACGACGAGATACTAATCGAATCACCTAAGCAAGAATGTGAAGAAGCAAAAACAATAATCAAAGAAATGATGGAAAATGCTTATCCTTTAAAGCTTCCTTTAAGGATAAATATTGAGACTGGAAAATCATGGGGAGAAATTCATCGATAA
- the fliS gene encoding flagellar export chaperone FliS: protein MITKEEIYKKTQINTSSPISILVMLYEKAIQDLEIAKEFYKSEDPNSTAKADEKVYHAQDIIIELMSTLNFEDGGEISNNLFSIYSFLSKTLESVTLEKNRDNIQEVLKHLKNLHTAWKTLLKKDNNITNKKLGINIVS, encoded by the coding sequence TTGATAACAAAAGAAGAAATCTATAAAAAAACACAAATCAACACATCAAGTCCTATATCAATATTAGTAATGCTTTATGAGAAAGCAATACAAGATCTAGAAATTGCCAAAGAATTTTATAAAAGCGAGGATCCAAACAGTACAGCAAAGGCCGATGAAAAAGTTTACCATGCACAAGATATCATCATTGAATTAATGTCTACATTAAATTTTGAAGATGGTGGGGAAATTTCAAATAACTTATTCTCAATATATTCCTTTTTGAGCAAAACATTAGAAAGTGTTACATTGGAAAAGAATAGGGACAATATTCAAGAAGTCTTAAAGCACCTTAAAAATCTGCACACAGCTTGGAAAACATTACTTAAAAAAGATAATAATATTACTAACAAAAAATTAGGGATCAACATTGTCAGCTAA
- a CDS encoding response regulator, with translation MEENRKALVVDDSIFMRKNLIKILKKLGFSEFFEAEDGIQAIKEFEKQEEIHLITLDITMMGMDGITTLEKINEINKSLARKINVLMVTALGKQELIAKALELGAKGYITKPFGEDQIAGQIKKLY, from the coding sequence TTGGAAGAGAATAGAAAGGCCTTGGTAGTTGATGATTCTATTTTTATGCGAAAAAACTTAATTAAGATATTGAAAAAATTAGGCTTTAGCGAATTTTTTGAAGCAGAAGATGGAATACAAGCTATTAAAGAATTTGAGAAACAGGAAGAAATTCACCTGATAACCCTTGATATAACAATGATGGGCATGGATGGCATTACGACCCTTGAGAAAATAAATGAAATTAACAAGAGCCTTGCCCGCAAAATAAATGTATTGATGGTTACAGCTCTCGGAAAGCAAGAACTCATTGCAAAAGCTTTAGAACTTGGAGCAAAAGGGTATATTACAAAACCTTTCGGAGAAGATCAAATAGCAGGACAGATAAAAAAATTATACTAG
- the ligA gene encoding NAD-dependent DNA ligase LigA, giving the protein MIEDVEDEILRLKNIIKRWNREYYVDSSPSVGDLTYDKALLRLQDLESKYPEYKTLDSPTFRFGSDLLNDFEEVKHSFPILSLDKTYDIKGLSLWIEKMVLESAISGLHTGISVEPKIDGCSIVLHYKDGILEKALTRGDGRVGNDVTENVKTIRNVPLRIDEKIELVLRGEIYITKENFLKINRTLKNPYVNARNLASGILRRISSKEVANFPLDIFVYDILYSSLKLNTSHDAFDKLKQFGFKVNPFCEFFGGKNLEAGIIAHVKKIEALRDSFEYEIDGVVLKIDSFILRKILGSTSHHPKWSIAYKFESCTGMSKVVDIVVQVGRSGKITPVAHVEKVLVAGASITNASLHNQDYIDFVGLNVGDIVVISRRGDVIPAVDLVIEKLAVGSFKIPSNCPSCKMTLIKEGAHLFCVNRHCSCRIIEQVKYFCSKKCMNIVGLSEKTIEFLFEKKFISSEVELYTFNCDRLINLKGFNLKRINNLKRSIEDSKSRPFRKLLLGMGIKDLGENTILVLINNNLNSFDTISTLCKNKEAALAKLLKIKGIGERIALNIIEAFNDKTILDKFNFFKELGLKMEEDNTNDAVYDSFLFGKKFCITGSFKGYSRDVLIEKLTKKGAVFSRSVTKCLDFLLVGEKFGLKVQKANNLGIKTFSLFDIKDFVDLDD; this is encoded by the coding sequence ATGATCGAAGATGTAGAAGATGAAATTTTACGTTTGAAAAATATCATTAAAAGATGGAACAGAGAGTATTATGTCGATTCTTCACCCAGTGTGGGTGATTTGACTTATGACAAAGCTCTTTTGCGACTTCAGGATTTGGAAAGTAAATATCCTGAATATAAAACCTTGGATTCCCCCACTTTTAGGTTTGGTAGCGATCTTTTAAATGATTTTGAAGAAGTTAAACATTCTTTCCCTATATTAAGTTTGGATAAAACTTATGATATTAAGGGATTATCATTGTGGATTGAGAAGATGGTGCTAGAGAGTGCTATCTCAGGATTGCATACTGGTATTTCAGTTGAACCTAAAATTGATGGGTGTTCAATTGTTCTCCATTATAAAGATGGGATACTTGAGAAAGCTTTGACTAGGGGAGATGGAAGGGTTGGTAATGATGTTACTGAAAATGTTAAAACAATTAGAAATGTTCCTTTGCGTATTGATGAAAAGATTGAATTAGTGTTGCGGGGTGAGATTTATATTACTAAGGAAAATTTTTTGAAAATAAATCGCACATTAAAAAATCCTTATGTTAATGCTAGAAATTTAGCCTCAGGTATATTGAGAAGAATAAGTAGTAAAGAAGTTGCTAATTTTCCTTTAGATATTTTTGTTTATGATATTTTATATTCTAGTTTGAAACTGAATACTAGTCATGATGCTTTTGACAAACTTAAGCAATTTGGATTTAAAGTTAATCCTTTTTGTGAATTTTTTGGTGGCAAAAACTTAGAAGCAGGTATTATTGCTCATGTTAAAAAGATAGAGGCCTTAAGAGATTCTTTTGAATATGAAATTGATGGTGTTGTGCTGAAGATTGACAGCTTTATTTTAAGGAAAATTTTGGGATCTACTTCTCATCATCCAAAGTGGTCAATAGCTTATAAGTTTGAATCTTGCACAGGTATGAGCAAAGTGGTAGACATAGTTGTTCAGGTTGGCCGCAGCGGGAAGATTACCCCTGTTGCACATGTAGAAAAAGTGCTTGTTGCTGGGGCTTCTATTACTAATGCAAGTCTGCATAATCAAGATTATATAGATTTTGTTGGTTTAAATGTTGGAGATATTGTTGTGATTTCAAGACGTGGGGATGTGATTCCTGCTGTTGACTTGGTGATAGAAAAGCTTGCGGTTGGTAGTTTTAAAATTCCTAGTAATTGTCCTTCGTGTAAAATGACTTTAATAAAAGAGGGTGCACATCTTTTTTGTGTAAATAGACATTGTTCTTGTCGAATAATTGAACAGGTAAAATATTTTTGTAGTAAGAAATGCATGAATATTGTAGGACTTTCGGAGAAAACAATAGAGTTCCTTTTTGAAAAGAAGTTTATATCTTCAGAAGTCGAGCTTTATACTTTTAATTGTGATAGGCTTATTAATCTAAAGGGTTTTAATCTTAAGAGAATAAATAACTTAAAGCGTTCAATTGAAGACAGTAAAAGTAGGCCGTTTAGAAAGTTGCTTCTTGGTATGGGAATTAAAGACCTTGGAGAGAATACAATATTAGTGCTAATTAATAACAATTTAAACTCGTTTGATACAATTAGTACTCTTTGCAAAAATAAAGAGGCTGCTCTTGCCAAACTTTTAAAGATTAAGGGAATAGGGGAGAGGATAGCTTTAAATATTATTGAAGCATTTAATGATAAGACTATTCTTGATAAGTTTAATTTTTTTAAAGAATTAGGGTTGAAAATGGAGGAAGATAATACTAATGATGCTGTGTATGATTCCTTTTTATTTGGTAAAAAATTTTGCATTACAGGTTCTTTTAAAGGGTATTCTAGGGATGTACTTATTGAAAAGCTTACTAAGAAAGGTGCTGTTTTCAGCCGTTCAGTTACTAAGTGTTTAGATTTTTTACTTGTTGGAGAAAAGTTTGGATTAAAAGTGCAAAAAGCCAATAATTTGGGTATTAAGACCTTCAGTCTTTTTGATATTAAGGATTTTGTGGATTTAGATGATTAA
- a CDS encoding consevred protein, with protein MSGVKVYYPENFNALVSLFKEDSNSYIVYNEIDFHKNAAIFMKNDISDNFFIINNFERFNKVSLKSNFLEMGPCVTYDAILQFGERNIPRLFYEFISRLNDRIYLNSINIANGFYYKNTVFDLYPLLLSLDAQLEFKNILTKKTYTYNAYSINRDDYIQSRHTLFLNKLKFPITNLWNKSFYSKIFVDTFSSDILEEVNIIFICVLLNVKRDIISDFLMKIFYNDKVITLRDSQVLLLNKSLPLSLVEIEDSLKMLDRNMRDVKNFNFGERSLRLIKNFYFDILFNF; from the coding sequence ATGAGTGGTGTTAAGGTATATTATCCAGAAAATTTTAATGCACTTGTTAGCTTGTTTAAGGAAGATTCAAACAGTTATATAGTTTATAATGAGATTGATTTTCATAAAAATGCTGCAATTTTTATGAAAAATGATATTTCTGATAACTTTTTTATAATTAATAATTTTGAAAGATTTAATAAAGTTTCTCTTAAGAGTAATTTTTTGGAAATGGGACCTTGTGTTACTTATGATGCGATATTGCAATTTGGAGAGAGAAACATTCCAAGGTTATTTTATGAATTTATTTCAAGACTGAATGATAGGATATATCTAAATAGCATTAATATTGCTAATGGATTTTATTATAAGAACACAGTATTTGATTTATATCCTTTGTTATTAAGTCTTGATGCCCAGCTTGAATTTAAAAATATTTTGACTAAAAAAACTTATACTTATAATGCTTACAGTATTAACAGAGATGATTACATACAAAGTCGTCATACTTTGTTTTTAAATAAATTAAAATTTCCAATTACGAATTTATGGAATAAGAGTTTTTATAGCAAAATATTTGTTGATACTTTTTCATCTGATATTTTAGAAGAAGTAAACATTATTTTTATTTGCGTTCTTTTGAATGTTAAAAGAGATATTATAAGTGATTTTCTGATGAAAATATTTTATAATGACAAAGTTATTACTTTAAGGGATTCTCAAGTTTTACTTCTTAATAAATCTTTGCCTTTATCTCTAGTTGAAATTGAAGATTCTCTTAAGATGCTAGATAGGAATATGAGAGATGTTAAAAACTTTAACTTCGGGGAGAGAAGTTTAAGACTTATAAAAAATTTTTATTTCGATATATTATTTAATTTTTAG
- a CDS encoding HPr family phosphocarrier protein — MVKREATIKAVNGLHVRPASTFVKKAKEYTSDITIEADGKSVSGKSLFRLQTLELSSGKKLMVCAQGDDEEKAVTELVELIESFKE, encoded by the coding sequence ATGGTTAAAAGAGAAGCTACAATTAAAGCTGTTAATGGCTTGCATGTTAGACCGGCGTCAACATTTGTAAAAAAGGCTAAGGAATATACTAGCGATATAACTATTGAAGCTGATGGAAAATCTGTTAGTGGAAAAAGTTTATTTCGATTACAAACCCTAGAATTATCTTCTGGCAAGAAGCTTATGGTTTGTGCTCAGGGTGATGATGAAGAGAAGGCTGTTACTGAACTTGTTGAGCTCATTGAATCTTTTAAAGAGTAG
- the ptsP gene encoding phosphoenolpyruvate--protein phosphotransferase → MTLSGKRISKGIGIGEALFIKKDFDKFIDKSKIASFQIDSEIKKFNDAKSKAIAVLKDLTKKVVAQLGADKEGIFEGQMLVIEDDELSDSVISFIKNKNYGAAYAVYLSFKELIASVEEYTDAYLKERVSDFKDIRNRLIANILDQVTDLAEVKRDVVLITEELTPSDTMQVDLNYVKGFVTAVGGETSHAAILARTMGLPALVMTPLDIAKIKEGDHLIIDGLSSIIISSPSSSELDKYTHKILEHNEHEKQLFELKNQDAKTKDGIKISLKANIGTPTDISYVNKYGLDGIGLFRTEFLYMESVKPPTEDEQFEAYKRVLETIEKKGVVTIRTLDIGGDKEIPYFNFPKEDNPFLGYRALRMYMDYEDLIQSQFNAIFRASHYGKIRIMVPMLTRYEEIDIINYFVDKAKENLKSRNLPFDENLEVGCMIEVPSAALVASEFADKLDFFSIGTNDLTQYTLAVDRGNQKISNLYDKYNPAVLRLIKNVLDAGNSSGIDVSVCGELGGDEAGALILIGLGFRSLSMVPSASLRIKYLLRQYTISDLSELANKVLNSKSESETLKFLDKYIGD, encoded by the coding sequence ATGACTTTATCGGGGAAAAGAATATCTAAAGGGATAGGTATAGGAGAAGCACTTTTTATTAAGAAGGATTTTGATAAATTCATTGATAAATCAAAAATTGCTTCTTTTCAAATTGATAGTGAGATAAAAAAATTTAATGATGCTAAGTCAAAGGCTATAGCGGTACTTAAAGATCTCACAAAAAAGGTTGTAGCTCAACTTGGGGCTGATAAGGAAGGCATTTTTGAAGGGCAGATGTTAGTTATTGAGGATGATGAACTTTCTGATTCTGTTATAAGTTTTATTAAGAATAAAAATTATGGTGCTGCTTATGCTGTATATCTATCCTTTAAAGAATTGATTGCAAGTGTAGAAGAATATACAGATGCTTATTTAAAAGAGCGAGTTTCTGATTTTAAAGATATTAGGAATAGGCTTATTGCAAATATCTTAGATCAGGTGACTGATCTTGCTGAGGTTAAGAGAGATGTAGTTCTGATTACTGAAGAATTAACACCTTCTGATACAATGCAGGTTGATTTAAATTATGTTAAGGGATTTGTGACCGCAGTTGGTGGTGAGACTTCTCATGCTGCTATTTTGGCAAGGACAATGGGACTTCCAGCTCTTGTGATGACGCCTTTAGATATTGCTAAAATTAAAGAAGGTGATCATTTAATAATTGATGGCCTGTCTTCAATAATTATTTCTAGTCCTTCATCCAGTGAACTTGATAAATATACACATAAGATATTGGAGCATAATGAGCATGAAAAACAGCTTTTTGAATTAAAAAACCAGGATGCAAAGACAAAAGACGGTATTAAAATATCTCTTAAGGCTAACATTGGAACTCCTACAGATATTTCTTATGTTAATAAATATGGTCTTGATGGTATAGGGCTTTTTAGGACAGAATTTTTATATATGGAGTCTGTAAAGCCGCCAACAGAAGATGAACAGTTTGAAGCCTATAAGAGAGTTTTAGAAACTATTGAAAAGAAAGGTGTTGTTACTATTCGTACTCTTGATATTGGCGGAGATAAAGAGATTCCATATTTTAATTTTCCAAAGGAAGATAATCCTTTTTTAGGTTATCGTGCTCTTAGAATGTATATGGACTATGAGGATTTGATACAAAGTCAGTTTAATGCGATTTTTAGGGCTAGTCATTATGGCAAGATAAGAATCATGGTTCCTATGCTTACTAGATATGAGGAAATTGATATAATTAATTATTTTGTAGATAAAGCTAAAGAGAATTTAAAGTCTAGAAATTTGCCTTTTGATGAAAATTTGGAAGTCGGGTGTATGATAGAAGTTCCTTCAGCGGCTTTGGTGGCTTCTGAGTTTGCTGACAAATTGGATTTCTTTAGTATTGGTACTAATGATTTAACCCAATATACTTTGGCTGTAGATCGGGGTAATCAGAAGATATCAAATTTATATGATAAATATAATCCTGCTGTCTTAAGGCTTATTAAGAATGTTCTTGATGCTGGTAATAGTTCTGGTATTGATGTTTCTGTTTGTGGTGAGCTTGGGGGAGATGAGGCTGGAGCTTTGATTCTTATTGGGCTTGGATTTAGATCTTTAAGTATGGTTCCTAGTGCTTCACTTCGAATTAAGTATTTGCTAAGACAGTATACAATTTCTGATTTAAGTGAATTGGCAAATAAAGTGTTAAATAGTAAGTCAGAATCAGAGACTTTAAAATTTTTAGATAAATATATAGGAGATTAG
- the crr gene encoding PTS glucose transporter subunit IIA, with protein sequence MGFLGFFKKSATLDLIAPVSGKVVSIDKVPDEAFAEKIVGDGIAIIPTGSELVAPCDGNIGKIFKTNHAFSLETKEGVEIFVHFGINTLNLNGKGFTRVAEEGMSVKQGDVIIRLDLEYLKAHAESVVTPVVIANSDEVSSIEYVFGKLEDGSEYIVPSSTTLTEEVKTKISQTKPVEAGKDLVLRVKK encoded by the coding sequence ATGGGGTTTTTAGGTTTTTTTAAAAAGTCTGCTACTTTGGACTTAATAGCACCTGTTAGTGGGAAAGTTGTTTCAATTGATAAGGTGCCAGATGAGGCTTTTGCTGAGAAGATAGTTGGGGATGGAATTGCGATTATTCCAACCGGAAGTGAGTTGGTTGCGCCTTGTGATGGGAATATTGGTAAAATTTTTAAAACCAACCATGCCTTTAGCCTTGAAACTAAAGAGGGTGTTGAAATTTTTGTGCATTTTGGTATTAATACTCTTAATTTGAATGGTAAAGGATTTACAAGGGTTGCTGAAGAGGGCATGAGCGTCAAACAGGGCGATGTTATTATTAGGCTTGACCTTGAGTATTTAAAGGCCCATGCAGAGTCAGTAGTTACTCCTGTTGTTATTGCAAATTCTGATGAAGTTTCAAGCATTGAGTATGTATTTGGAAAGCTTGAAGATGGTTCTGAATATATTGTACCTTCTTCTACTACTTTAACTGAGGAGGTTAAAACTAAGATATCTCAGACTAAACCTGTTGAGGCGGGCAAGGATTTGGTTCTTAGAGTTAAGAAGTAA